The DNA segment TTAAAAACAgagttttatatattttttaaatcatattcaAATGTAAAGACtttacaaatataaaataaaacgacAAATTGAATGGGATTACAATTGTATGCTGACACGGACAAATATTGGAAGCTGTCTGACtaccacaggaaaaaaaaaatctctttcttGTCGTCATGACAACACGTACACTTCAACTGTTACAGGGAAACATCCACATGAgaatatttaaacattcattaacTCTGCCAGCGTGTGAGAGAGATGACATGAAAGGGAGCGAGTTATCTACACTTCTGATACGTCCCATTCATTTCACACATACAGCCAATTAATTATTAACTTTGtgccacaaaaaaacaatatgaaCTTTAGTTTTGTTAGTCGAAGAACCTGTGAGAGCCATTTCAATTGCTGTACTTAATTGCTgctgttaatgtttttttaaatgtttaatgataaaaaaaaaaaaatggattctgaagttttttttaagtcaaatatGGCTATGCAAAACAGAAATATTCACGCGGCTTCAGGTAAGAATCTGACTTTTGCTTATGTTGAAAATTGATCATTAAAGATAACTTGGATTACCGAAATAAAATTGAGCACCGGCAGCTCAACAAGGCTTATATAATAAACACAatttgtaaacatttttaaGACAACCTTTGAATATAAgcttgatcatttctttgtcaaCCGTGAATAACATACAAAAGAGGAATATTAGAAGTGATATGAAGAGGTTGTTATAAAGacctgtaaaatgtttttattgttttgtttgcttgtttttgaaAAGCTGGAATTTGGTGCTTTCTGGCTCACAAagtcaaaatcttttttttttttcgtcataaCATTGATTCTaaatttttacatttcactcgCTGACAGATTTAGAGTACAAGCTTCAACAGCTCGTCATCCTCAAGACGGTTCAGGGGTCTCGttccttcttcaccttcacatCTCCAGCTAGGATGGTGGCAATCTCCCCCTGCATGAAGGCCCAGGGCACATTGGAGCCCACCAGCGGACACTTGTCCCCGCTGGGACAGTACACCTCGCCCGAAGCTCCTTGAGCCTTAATGCTCTCTCTGGAGCAGGGGAAACAGAACTTGTGATTCGGGGCTGAGGGACATTGGACAAAATGGGTGTCCTCCAGACGTTCGTGGCAGATGGTGCAGCACAACGGTCCGCTGTTGGTCACAGGAGAGTCAGGCACACTCTGTGAAGGTCCTTGGTCCTGTTCTGAGGCAGACTGACCCTGGTCTCCACTGCGAGAGGGCAGGCGCCTCTGGCCAGACATGGAGGAGGGGGACactgggctgctgctgctgtgtctggAGGACGTGGTGGTGGAGTGAACAGAGTCTCTGTCCTTGTTGGGAGACTGTGCGTTCGAAAGCGTGTCAGCGACTGTCATGAGAGCGGCCATCGGTGAGGTGCCATTCTGACGGGGCGCTGGAGACTCAGGCGGCGTGGACCGTCCACCATGGCCTGGGCCGTGAGGCGTGGGTGGCCCGTTGAAGGCGTTGGCAGACATGGAGAGTTTTAAGGCTTCGGTCTGACTGTTGAtccactgctgcctctgctgctcctctgtcagCTTCAGACCTCCATCCACAGAATCAGGCTCTGGAGAGGCTTTCCTCTTCCTAGCCGTGGGTCGGGAGCTGCTGCCTGAAGCCGAGGCTCGACCAGGGACCAGCAGGGAGGTGGGCAGCATGGGGAAGCTGCCGTCCATGTGGGGCTGGGGGAGGATGTCCCCGCCAACACAGTCTTTGAAAAATCGCAAGGATTCTGGAAGCAAGTCTCCCAACAACCGCCAGTCGCCGGAGCCATGTTTCCTCTCATACTCAAGATACTTAAAACCGGAAGACAGACCCCGACCGAAGTCCTTCATGCAGTCCTGATACATCTGCTTGGCGACCCCCGAGGCGCTGGAGAAGACGCTCCCGGAGCCGCACGGATATTCGATGAAAATCTTCAACTCGTAGTCCATTCCGGGCTTGGACACGGCGTCGAACGCGAACACTCTTCCCACCAAGCCGTGGTCCTTTTTGAAACGCACGTCGAACGGGGTGCAGCCCGACAGGGTGACCAGCGTGTCCCGCACGATCTTGGGCTTACTGGCCCACTCCTCCTGTCGGTTCCGAAGACTCTCGCTCAGCTCGGCCAGTGCCTCCGCGTTTCGGTGCTTTTCTTTCAGCTCCCTCTCTTGGTCGGTGCTGGACACAGAGGCGGGTCGCTTCACCGCCGGTTCGGAGAGAGGCGCTCCGACTCGGCTCGCGAGCGCGGCAGGTGACTGTGGCTGCAGGTTCGGCGGGACCGGTGCCGACACAAGTCCCGTGTGACTTCTGATTCTACAGTTTGGGCTCTGGCGGTTGAGCTCGGGCGGTCCCTCCTCGGGCTTGTATCCGTTGGCGGCTGCCACTCCGTTgctcatcctgctgctgctgctgctctgcgcGCTGTAGTCGTAGCGCGCGCGTCCATCACTCCCAAGCGAGTACCGGTCCAAACAAGGCTGGTGAGCTTTCACCATCCCATCGCCGTGGTTGAGGTGAGCGGCCGGCTCCTTCCCCGGCGCCTGGCTCTTGTGCGCGGGAGGGCTACGGCTCTCCTGGAAGCCGTGCGCGCTCTTCAAGTGGCGCGTGGACTCGATGACGAACTCGATCCGGTCCGCTCCTTCGTAGTTGACGCAGCCGCGACACACGGGCTCGGTGAAGTCCCAGATCATGGCCCAGGGCATCCGGGGTAGGTCGCAGAGGTAACACGACTGTCGGCGGGACGAGGCGAGCTGCGGAGAGgacatcatcctcctcctcctcctgtctctgcCTCCTCGCTGGTTCGCGGGGCCCGTCAGAGAGACAACAAAAGCGGGCGCAGACGGAGCCTCCCCTCTGCAGTTATTCCTAGCGCTGCTGCCGCTGATTTACAGATGCTGAAGGAGGCGGCTGCAGTTTACTCCTTGCATGCTTTACTCTAAAGAAACACAGGAATTTGGGGTGCAGCCCCCCTCCTGCTGGAATGCCACCTGACAGaacatgtgacgtcacagtcCCTCCTATTGCAGATCTCAAGAGACTGATGCCACTAGCTCTGAACCTCCTCCCTCCGCCTCAGCAGCAGTTGCACTGTCATTCTGTTCTGTGTCCCCACATAATGAATCACtatgtattttctgttttgaaGATCGCCATCGTCATTTTACACGTGCCCTGAATATTAGACCAAAAGGAGTAGTGGAGTAGTAAATACATTAATGATTGTAGAAATACTTGTTTTCTAAAAGCAGGACACAAATATGTGGCCATGCAGCGTCATGTCTTGAACTGAAATCCAATACACCCATACGGATGACTGTCCAACGATACGTGCTGTTTACATCAATATAttaatgttttatgttttacaaGGTGAAATATTAAAGGGAAAGGGTTTTGAGGGAAAGTACAGTCTAATTATATTTGTTAAAAGGAGCCAGAGTTAATGACCTCATCTGTGTGATTTTCCTCGTGGGTTGCCAGGCAGATTTCGCCACACAGGAGACGAGCGCCCAACACTTGCTGTcatcagacagacacacacgctcacacagcaTATTTATGGATTCAAAATGTCTTTTGATGTTGTGTCAACACAGATCACCCGacagaacacacaaacacacacgcgctcCTCACCTGCGCCTATCATTGTGGGGTGACACAGAGGAAACCGGTCGAGTGTGTTGTTGCTCAGAAGCATGAGTGGTAGATGAGCTCCTTTTCCCGTTATTGATGTGGTCCCCTGTTGAACCCAAAAGGAGACGGTCACGTTCAAATTCATCACTAGACCCCATGTACACAACCTTTGACACTCCCAGACGTGGTATTTGTGGGCAAACATCTAGTCACAGGCACCACGTTTATAAATAGAATCAGCTGCTTCAAACAGCCTGGTAACTGTGACAACCTGTCTGCAGACAATGATCGGGGATATttctctgaggaggaggagaagggaatcGTCTCTATGGAAACGGCACAGGCGTATGAACcgcgctgctgccacctgctggacaaaATGCTGGGACTGACTCAGCAAAAATAAGTTTGACAAATTAGTAAGTTGCCACAAGAAAGGTGGCGGGTTCTGATCCAGATAGTTTCTAATGGTCGTTATCTTTATAAAGCAAATGAAGAAGCATCAGCAGCACTTTTTCACGTCCCGTTCACTGACTGTGCATGTGAGAGTTCAAACAACTGTTCATATCTTTACCAGTTGGGTCTATGGCTGTGATCTAaatggtaataaaataaaatattaggTAGCACAAACAAAACCGAAGCATCAAGTAGGGAAGGCAGTGGCACAAAGTACACATACCATACAGTGAGGGACAACAAAAAAGATGAACCTTGTGAATGAGCCAGGCCTAAATAGTTGgttcaaacacaacacattaaCAAAGGTCCACTCACATTCACATTCTGTTGAACTTACCTGCTGCGTCCACGGTCCTCACCAGCAAACATGGTTCTGTACTTGTTACTGGTATTTGGGCACTCCCACAGTCCCTGAACACAGATGTAGCTTATGTCACTGGGGCATCTCACATACAGTCGTAGGCGCAATTAAATAAGAAGTACCATTTGGTTTTCAGCAACATCCGAGCCTCTTCCAGGATCCGACACACCTGGCTGTCCACATTTGCCTGGTTATAAAACATTGATGAGAGCATCTGAATTCATGAACCAAGGACAGATTTTATACAACCATGAAATACAATGCAGTGCTtcacaaagaataaaaaaaaaacatctgtgtttttGATATTTCAGGAAAATACATTGGTGAGGCTTTGACTGTCATCCTTGGTTAGGATTAAGTGGCTAGCATACTTGATACCTGCAGTCAC comes from the Synchiropus splendidus isolate RoL2022-P1 chromosome 16, RoL_Sspl_1.0, whole genome shotgun sequence genome and includes:
- the irf2bpl gene encoding probable E3 ubiquitin-protein ligase IRF2BPL, translated to MMSSPQLASSRRQSCYLCDLPRMPWAMIWDFTEPVCRGCVNYEGADRIEFVIESTRHLKSAHGFQESRSPPAHKSQAPGKEPAAHLNHGDGMVKAHQPCLDRYSLGSDGRARYDYSAQSSSSSRMSNGVAAANGYKPEEGPPELNRQSPNCRIRSHTGLVSAPVPPNLQPQSPAALASRVGAPLSEPAVKRPASVSSTDQERELKEKHRNAEALAELSESLRNRQEEWASKPKIVRDTLVTLSGCTPFDVRFKKDHGLVGRVFAFDAVSKPGMDYELKIFIEYPCGSGSVFSSASGVAKQMYQDCMKDFGRGLSSGFKYLEYERKHGSGDWRLLGDLLPESLRFFKDCVGGDILPQPHMDGSFPMLPTSLLVPGRASASGSSSRPTARKRKASPEPDSVDGGLKLTEEQQRQQWINSQTEALKLSMSANAFNGPPTPHGPGHGGRSTPPESPAPRQNGTSPMAALMTVADTLSNAQSPNKDRDSVHSTTTSSRHSSSSPVSPSSMSGQRRLPSRSGDQGQSASEQDQGPSQSVPDSPVTNSGPLCCTICHERLEDTHFVQCPSAPNHKFCFPCSRESIKAQGASGEVYCPSGDKCPLVGSNVPWAFMQGEIATILAGDVKVKKERDP